The sequence below is a genomic window from Desulfovibrio sp. Huiquan2017.
CGTGACGTCCGGCGGCATGAGCGTGCCGGGCATCGAGGTCCCCTGTTTCGCCCCGGGGGTGAGCAACATCGTCGCGGCCTGCGCGGCCCTGACCGTTTCCATTGAGATGGACCCGGCCGCGGGAGCGGATGGATCGAACAACCAGGCCTGCGGGTGCGCCGCCAAGGCCAAATAACTTACAGGAGAGAAAGCAATGGCTCTCAGCAAGAAGACATTGATTCACATGTATGAAACCATGAACAAAATCCGTTTGTTCGAGCAGAAGCTTCAGGAGTTTTTCGCTGCGGGCGAGATTCCTGGCTTCGTGCACCTCTACCTCGGTGAGGAAGCCGTGGCCACCGGTGCCTGCTCGGCCTTGACCGATGCGGATATGATCACTTCCACCCACCGCGGTCACGGCCACCTGCTGGCCAAGGGCGGCGACCTGAAGCTGATGATGGCCGAGATCTTCGGCCGCTCCACCGGCTACTGCAAGGGCAAGGGCGGTTCCATGCATATCGCCGATTTCGATCTCGGCATCCTCGGCGCCAACGGCATCGTGGGCGGCGGCGGTCCTCTGGCCGTGGGCGCGTCCCTGGCTTCGAAGTACAAGCAGACCAAAGACGTGACCGTCTGCTTCTTCGGCGACGGCGCCTCCAACCAGGGCACGACCCAGGAAGCCCTGAACGCGGCCTCCGCTTGGAAGCTGCCCCTGGTCTTCGTCAACGAGAACAACGGCTACGGCATCTCCTGCCCGCAGTGCAAGTCCATGGCCGTGGTCGATATCGCCGACCGTGCCGCCGCTTATGACATGCCCGGCGTGGTGGTGGACGGCAACGACGTGCTGGCCGTGTACGAGGCCGTCTCCGAGGCCGTCAAGCGCGCCCGCAACGGCGAGGGCCCCTCGCTCATCGAGTGCAAGACCTACCGCTGGCGCGGCCATTTCGAAGGCGACGCCTGCACCTATCGCTGCACCGAGGAACTGGAAGAGTGGATGGCCAAGGATCCCATCCCCCGGTTCGAGGCCAAGCTTGTCGAGGGCAAGACCCTGACCCAGAAGGAAGCGGACAAGATCAAGGAAAGCATCGCCAAGGAAGTCGCCGAGGCCGTGGCCTTCGCCAAGGAAAGCCCGATGCCCGCGACCAGCGCGCTCATGGACGACGTCTACGCCTAGGCGGCGGTTCATCTTTCTCGAATCCTTAAAAATTCAATGGAGAATACAATGTCCGAAAAAACATATCTTCAGGCACTCAATGAAGCATTGAAGCTGGAAATGGAGCGTGACGAGAACGTCTTCATTCTCGGCGAGGACGTGGGACAGTTCGGCGGTTGCTTCGGCGTCACCCAGGGGCTGTTCGATCAGTTCGGCGAGCGGAGGGTCATGGACACCCCGATCACCGAGAGCACCATCGTGGGCGCCGCCGCCGGCGCCGCCGCCGCCGGGCTCCGGCCCGTGGCGGAGTTGATGTTCGTGGACTTCATCGGCGTGGCCATGGACCAATTGTTCAACCAGGCCGCCAAGATGCGTTTCATGTTCGGCGGCAAGACCACCGTGCCCATGACCCTGCGCATGCCCCAGGGCGCGGGCATCGGCGCGGCCGCCCAGCACTCCCAGTCCCTTGAGTCCTGGTTCATGAACATCCCCGGCCTCAAGGTGGTCATTCCGTCCACCCCGTATGACGCCAAGGGACTGCTCATCAGCGCCATCCGCGACGACAACCCGGTCGTCTTCCTGGAGCACAAGCTGCTCTACGGCGTGTCCGGCGAAGTCCCGGACGAGAGCTACACCATCGAGATCGGCAAGGGTGAGGTCAAGCGCGAGGGCACGGACGTGACCATCGTGGCCACCTCCCTGATGGTCCACTCCGCCCTGGAGGCGGCCGAGCGGCTCAAGGCCGACGGTATTGACGCCGAGGTCGTGGACCCGCGTTGCCTCCAGCCGCTGGACAAGGACATCATCCTCGACTCCGTGAAGAAGACCCACGCCCTGGTCGTGGCCCACGAGGCCGTGACTTTCGCCGGTCCCGGCGCCGAGATAGCGGCCATGGTCGCCGAGGAGGCCCTGGATTATCTGGATGCTCCCGTGAAGCGCGTCGGCGCCCCGTTCTGCCCGGTGCCGTTCTCGCCGCCGCTTGAGCAGTTCTACATCCCCAACGCGGACAACATCGTCGAAGCCGTCAAGAGTCTTCGCTAATCCCACACCCTGGCGGGAGGGCGGTTTCGGCCGTTCTCCCGCCGCATTTCATGAGGGCGCCCCTTTGAGCATCGCAGCCATTCTGGCCAATCCCGCTTCCGGTAAGGACATCCGCCGCCTGGTGGCCCACGGGTCCGTATTCGACAACCAGGAGAAAGTGCGCATGGTGCGGCGGCTCATTCTCGGCCTGGAAAAGGCCGGGGTGACGAAGATTCTGTATATGCCCGACGGCTACGCCATCGTGCCCAGGGCCCTCAACGCCATTTCCCCTTCGATCCCCGTGGAGCCGGTGGAAATGCCCATCCGCAACAACCAGACCGACACCACCACAGCGGCGGGCATCATGGAAACTCTCGGTGCCAAGTGCCTCGTCGTCCTCGGCGGCGACGGCACCAGCCGTGCCGCCTGCAAGGGCTCGGTAGCCATCCCGGTTCTGCCGCTCTCCACGGGGACCAACAACGTCTTTCCCATCATGGGGGAGGCCACCGTGGCCGGTCTGGCCGCCGGTCTGGTGGCCTGCGGCCGCCTGCCCGTGGAGGCGTGCTGCTATCGGTCCTGCATGTTCGATATTCTGATCAACGACGAGGTCGTGGACATGGCCCTGGTGGACGCGGCCGTGTACGACGACGTCTTTCTCGCCTCCAAGGCCGTCTGGCATATGGAAAAGGTCCCTCAATTGTTCATGACCCGGTGCAGCGCCGGTTCCATCGGCCTGTCGGCCATTGGTGGCCAGTTGCGGTCCATCCGCCCGGAGGAGCCGCTCGGCCTGGCCCTGCGCCTGGGCGAGGGGTCTCCCGTGGTGGTCACGGCGGCCATCGCCCCGGGCATGTTCGCCGACGTGCCCATCTGCGGTGTTTCCGAGATGGCCCCCGGCCAGCTCTTCCACATCGACACGAGCCCCGGGCTCATCGCCCTGGACGGCGAACGTGAAGTGGAGATCCGTAGCGGAGCCCGCGCGTCCATCCGTCTGAACACCGAGGGCCCCCTGGTCATCGACGTAGGCAAGACCATGGATCTGGCCCGGATAGAAGGGCTGTTTCGTCAACCGTCATAACGACAAGGAGCAATCATGGGCAACGCATTGAAGGCTGCGTTCATCTTCGTCGCACCCGGCGCCGATCCGGCGCGCAACCGCAACTGGGTCAAGACCGAGGCCGTGGAACTCGTGGCCGTGGCCGTGAAGGATTATGCCCAGGCCGAGGCCGTGGCCCGGGAATTGGTGGAGAAGGAAGGCATTGCCGCCATCGAGCTGTGCGGAGGTTTCGGCTCGGCCGGTACGGCGCGCATCGCTGCGGCCGTAAATGTTCCGGTGGGCGTGGTCCGGTTCGACATCCATCCCGGCCTGGGCAACGTCAGCGGCGACACCCTGTTCGGTTAGCCGACGAAGAAAGAGAGGGTGCCTCCCCGGCCTCCGTTTGCGCGCAGGCGCAAAAGGGGTGCAAGGGGGTGTGCCCTTTTGCCGGTTCGGCGTAAGGCCGGGGCGGCCCGCACGGGGATCTAGGAACCGGCGAGTACGTGTTGCTTGGTCACGAAACAGGTGAACGTGCCGCTGAAGACCACATCCTCGCCGCAGGCCACTTCCACCTGCACGAGATGCTTGCGCTCCTGCGGGGTCTGGTCCTGCGCTTTGGCCACGAGCACGTCGCCGACACGTGACGGCTTGAGAAAGCGGGTCTCGGCCGCGCCCAGGACCACGTTGGGATGGTTGACGGAGAGCATGGCCGCGTAGTCCGCCAGTCCGAAGATGAACCCGCCGTGGACCAGGCCGCTGGCGTCGGCGGCCATGTTTTGAGCGCAGGTCAACCGCACTGTGCTGCTTCCTTCCCCGACCTCGACCGGTTCCCCGCACAGGGATCTGTCGATGGCTTCATGCGTCTTGATTTCCATGTTTTCCTCGAGGTGGGCCGTGTGCCCGCCGTTTGCGACGGCGGACCATCGGGAACCGGGGAGGCGCTTGCCCCCCCGGTCCCGATGCAATTCCGCCGATCGGTTAGTCGAAAAGATCTTCCAGTTCGTCGAAGACGTAGTGCATCTGCATGATCTTCGGCGAGCCGCCCATTGCGGTGGCCAGCAAAGCGGCCTGCATGATCTCTTCCTTGGAAGCGCCAAGGCTGGCCGCGGACTGGATATGCAGGGAGATGCACATGTCGCACTGGGACATCAGGGAACAGGCGATGTGAATCAGTTCCTGCGTTTTGTGATCAAGGGGACCAAATTGGCTGATTTCCTTGGTGAAGGCAAGGTAATTGGGGAAGACGTTACCCGCACGCTGGGTCATTTTCGCCAAGGTCATTGCTGCTTTTTCGGCTGCATCCATGAGAGTTTCTCCTGAGTTTTAAAGTTGAGATGCAGTGATACAGCAAGGAACATGCCCTAGTGATGTTTGTTATGAAAATCAAACTGTTAGATTATATACTCGATGGGAATGAGGGGAAAATGGGGTCGGAGCCTGTCCCGGACGTGAACATTGGTCGGATTTCGAACAAGTCCGCCGGGCCGGGACAGGCTTCGAACAGGCCTCAGAACAGGCTGTCCAGGAGCGCGGGCAGGGTAACGTCGTGCAGGTATTCGTCCAGCGGCACATCGGCCAGGCGGGCTTCGATCTCGGTTCGTTCATGTCGGCAGTCCAAAAGGCGTTCCTCCAGGGGAGCCACGTCGCGCACGCCGAAGTAGTCGCCGAAGAGCCGTGCCTTGAGGATGCGCCCCTTCTTTACATATAGATTTACATCCAGCAGGCCGCCTTGGGTGCGGGTGCGCTTGGAGAAGTTGTAGGCGGGCGAGGAACCGAAGTTCCAATCCCAGGTACGGTAACGCCGTTCGGCCAGAGCGTCGATGACCGAGGTTTCGCGGCCGGTCAGGGCCATGTCGTCCGGGGCCGCGCCCTCGGAGACGAAGTCCATGAGCGCCCGGATGAAATCCGTGACCTCCATGGGGGTTTGCAGGTGGCTGGAGATGTTCGTCACCCGCGAGCGCACGCTCTTGACCGCCTTGTCCCGGTATTTTTCCGGATCCACGCGCAGGGCTCCGCTCAGGTCGGTCATGTCCGAGGCAAAGAGCAGGGTGCCGTGGTGCAGGATGCGTCCGCCGTGAAAATGTTGAGCGTTGCCCGAAAATTTCTTGCCGTCGATGAGCAGGTCGTTGCGCCCGCTGAAGACGCACTCCACGCCCATGGCGCGCAAGGCCTGCTGGATGGGCACGGTGAAGCGCTCGAAGTCCAGCCCTTCCGATGGGTTGCCGTTGTTGATGAAGGTGAAGTTGATGTTGCCGAGGTCGTGGAACACGGCTCCGCCGCCGCTCAGCCTGCGAACCACCGGGATGCCGCGTTCGCGGGTGAAGGCTTCGTCGATTTCGGCCAGGGTGTTCTGATTCCTGCCGACGATGACCGCGGGCCGGTTGCGCCAGAGCATGAAAATATCGTCCACGGATTCGGTCAGCAGCCATTCCTCGGCGGCCAGGTTGAAGGCGGGATCGGTGGATTCGTTGTAGATGTATCGCATGCTGTCTCCTTTGCCCGGGGAATGCAAAAGGTGGGCCCCGGGCAGTGCCCGGTGTTTTTTGGGGGGGGCGGCCCGGCGCTCGCCCTATAACCCGGCTTCGGTTCGCCGGGCAAGGGGTGTGCATGCGGCTGGCCTCGGACGGGCGGAGGGGGTATGGGCTTTGCATTGCAAACGCCCAAGGAGAAAACACGTGACCGATTGCATTGATATCGACCTGGTGGCCAACGCCGGCGTCCTGGTCCGGGGGGGCGGTCTGGGGCTGCTCGTGGACGGCATGCACAACCAGGACGGGCATCCGTTCGACCGGACAAGCCGGGAGGACATGGACCGCATGGGCCGGGGAGAGGGGCTTTTCGCGCAGCTCGACTACCTGCTCTTTACCCATGAGCACCCGGACCACTTTACTCCGGAACTGGTCCTGGCCCATCTGGAGCGCCGCCCGGTCAAGGGCGTCTTCCTGCCGGACGCGGTTCACGGGTCGTCCGATCTGGACCGGCTCGTCGGCGAGCTTGAGCGCCGTTCCGTTCCGTATTGGACCATGGGGCTTGCGCCGGGGCGGACCCGGACGGTCACGCCCGAACCCGGCCTGACGGTCACGGCCGTGGGCGCGCGGCACATGGGCAAGCAGTTCCAGGAAGTGCGCAACGATTGCCTGCTCGTCGAGCTGGAAGGGATGCGCCTGCTCTTCACCGGCGACGCGGATCACGTTTCGGCCTATTACGAGGAGGCCTTGCGGGACGTGCCCATCGACGCGGCCTTCGTCAATCCGATCTTCTACCACAACCCGAACGGGCAAGCGATCATCGACGGCATCTTTCGGCCGCTGGAGGTGATCGTCTACCACATGCCTTCCGAGGGCCGCGACCCCTTCCATCTGGTTTTCACGGTCAAGCGGGCCATGCAGAAGTATGCCCGTCCGGACATGCCGGTCCACGTGCTCGACGCGGCTTCGCCCCACGTGCGCCTCTGCCCGCCCATGGAGTAGGGCGGATTGTTCCGGGCCGGATTGCGGTCGCGCAAGAATGCGGCTACTGATGGAGGGCGCGCCGCCGTGCGGCGAGTCCACGACCATGAGTGAATCAGCACCGTCCCCCCGCCCGGACTCCCGGTTGTCCGAACGCCTCAAGAAGAGGCTCTTTCTCTACGCCTCCGGGGCGCTGCTCGTCCTGGCACTGGGTGTGGGGCTGTCCGTGGTGGCCACTTTGTTCGATCAACTCAAGCAGGCCGAGGAGGCCGGGCTCTCACATATCGCCGAGACGCGCGGCCTGGCCGTGGGCGAGTGGTGCCGCAGGGCGCTGGACCTCTCCCGCCAGGTGACCAGCCGGACCCGCATCCGCGAGGAGCTGGCCGCCTACAACGCGGGGCGGCGTTCCCTGGAAGATCTGGCCGCCTTCACCCGGCCCAAGCTTGAGGACGCCATGAACCTGTCCGACGAGGTGATCGGCCTGACCCGGCTGGATGCGGCGGGCCGCCCGGTGGCTTCCGTGGGCGTGGCGGTCCCGGCCGACACGGCCCGGAGCATGGCCGAGCCGTCCGACGACGCGCGGTTTTCGCAGCCCGTGCTCCTGGGCAATCGGCCGTGCCTGATCATCGCCGCGCCCATCCTGTCCCGGACCGGGCGCAGAGTCGGAGCCGATTTGGTGGTCATAGATATTTCCCGGCTTTTGGAGATCATCAAGCGCGGCCGGAACCTCCGGGGCGCGGGCACCGTCTGTCTGGGCTACCACGCCGGACGGGCCGTCCGGCTGTTCCCGGACGACGCGGGCGGGGTCCCCGAACCCACGCCGAGCCAGGCCGAGGCCCTGC
It includes:
- a CDS encoding thiamine pyrophosphate-dependent dehydrogenase E1 component subunit alpha, whose translation is MALSKKTLIHMYETMNKIRLFEQKLQEFFAAGEIPGFVHLYLGEEAVATGACSALTDADMITSTHRGHGHLLAKGGDLKLMMAEIFGRSTGYCKGKGGSMHIADFDLGILGANGIVGGGGPLAVGASLASKYKQTKDVTVCFFGDGASNQGTTQEALNAASAWKLPLVFVNENNGYGISCPQCKSMAVVDIADRAAAYDMPGVVVDGNDVLAVYEAVSEAVKRARNGEGPSLIECKTYRWRGHFEGDACTYRCTEELEEWMAKDPIPRFEAKLVEGKTLTQKEADKIKESIAKEVAEAVAFAKESPMPATSALMDDVYA
- a CDS encoding alpha-ketoacid dehydrogenase subunit beta: MENTMSEKTYLQALNEALKLEMERDENVFILGEDVGQFGGCFGVTQGLFDQFGERRVMDTPITESTIVGAAAGAAAAGLRPVAELMFVDFIGVAMDQLFNQAAKMRFMFGGKTTVPMTLRMPQGAGIGAAAQHSQSLESWFMNIPGLKVVIPSTPYDAKGLLISAIRDDNPVVFLEHKLLYGVSGEVPDESYTIEIGKGEVKREGTDVTIVATSLMVHSALEAAERLKADGIDAEVVDPRCLQPLDKDIILDSVKKTHALVVAHEAVTFAGPGAEIAAMVAEEALDYLDAPVKRVGAPFCPVPFSPPLEQFYIPNADNIVEAVKSLR
- a CDS encoding NAD(+)/NADH kinase produces the protein MSIAAILANPASGKDIRRLVAHGSVFDNQEKVRMVRRLILGLEKAGVTKILYMPDGYAIVPRALNAISPSIPVEPVEMPIRNNQTDTTTAAGIMETLGAKCLVVLGGDGTSRAACKGSVAIPVLPLSTGTNNVFPIMGEATVAGLAAGLVACGRLPVEACCYRSCMFDILINDEVVDMALVDAAVYDDVFLASKAVWHMEKVPQLFMTRCSAGSIGLSAIGGQLRSIRPEEPLGLALRLGEGSPVVVTAAIAPGMFADVPICGVSEMAPGQLFHIDTSPGLIALDGEREVEIRSGARASIRLNTEGPLVIDVGKTMDLARIEGLFRQPS
- a CDS encoding DUF6506 family protein, whose amino-acid sequence is MGNALKAAFIFVAPGADPARNRNWVKTEAVELVAVAVKDYAQAEAVARELVEKEGIAAIELCGGFGSAGTARIAAAVNVPVGVVRFDIHPGLGNVSGDTLFG
- a CDS encoding PaaI family thioesterase, yielding MEIKTHEAIDRSLCGEPVEVGEGSSTVRLTCAQNMAADASGLVHGGFIFGLADYAAMLSVNHPNVVLGAAETRFLKPSRVGDVLVAKAQDQTPQERKHLVQVEVACGEDVVFSGTFTCFVTKQHVLAGS
- a CDS encoding carboxymuconolactone decarboxylase family protein — encoded protein: MDAAEKAAMTLAKMTQRAGNVFPNYLAFTKEISQFGPLDHKTQELIHIACSLMSQCDMCISLHIQSAASLGASKEEIMQAALLATAMGGSPKIMQMHYVFDELEDLFD
- a CDS encoding lipoate--protein ligase, with amino-acid sequence MRYIYNESTDPAFNLAAEEWLLTESVDDIFMLWRNRPAVIVGRNQNTLAEIDEAFTRERGIPVVRRLSGGGAVFHDLGNINFTFINNGNPSEGLDFERFTVPIQQALRAMGVECVFSGRNDLLIDGKKFSGNAQHFHGGRILHHGTLLFASDMTDLSGALRVDPEKYRDKAVKSVRSRVTNISSHLQTPMEVTDFIRALMDFVSEGAAPDDMALTGRETSVIDALAERRYRTWDWNFGSSPAYNFSKRTRTQGGLLDVNLYVKKGRILKARLFGDYFGVRDVAPLEERLLDCRHERTEIEARLADVPLDEYLHDVTLPALLDSLF
- a CDS encoding MBL fold metallo-hydrolase — encoded protein: MTDCIDIDLVANAGVLVRGGGLGLLVDGMHNQDGHPFDRTSREDMDRMGRGEGLFAQLDYLLFTHEHPDHFTPELVLAHLERRPVKGVFLPDAVHGSSDLDRLVGELERRSVPYWTMGLAPGRTRTVTPEPGLTVTAVGARHMGKQFQEVRNDCLLVELEGMRLLFTGDADHVSAYYEEALRDVPIDAAFVNPIFYHNPNGQAIIDGIFRPLEVIVYHMPSEGRDPFHLVFTVKRAMQKYARPDMPVHVLDAASPHVRLCPPME